The Luteimonas sp. YGD11-2 genome has a window encoding:
- a CDS encoding TSUP family transporter has protein sequence MEFGLDVLALLALAAFVAGTIDAMAGGGGLITIPALMAAGVPPVQALATNKLQSSFGTSGAVYAFARRGWIDFRRIAWPAGGAFAGSVGGALALQAVDPSFLAGLVPLLLITMAGYFLFGPKPSETDTRARLGEGALVATMTGLGFYDGFFGPGAGSFMATALVALFGMGLVSATAHTKCLNLASNVAALITFVIGGQVLWLLGLVMAVASLAGGQLGAHLALKVGSRAIRPLLVVMSLALTVKLLADPDNPLVEWVKRVFG, from the coding sequence ATGGAATTCGGCCTCGACGTCCTCGCCCTGCTGGCCCTGGCCGCATTCGTCGCCGGCACCATCGACGCGATGGCCGGCGGTGGCGGGCTGATCACCATCCCCGCGCTGATGGCGGCCGGGGTGCCGCCGGTGCAGGCGCTGGCCACCAACAAGCTGCAGTCGAGCTTCGGCACCAGTGGCGCCGTCTACGCGTTCGCCCGCCGTGGCTGGATCGACTTCCGGCGCATCGCCTGGCCGGCGGGTGGCGCGTTCGCGGGCTCGGTGGGCGGCGCACTGGCGCTGCAGGCGGTGGATCCCTCGTTCCTCGCCGGGCTGGTGCCGCTGCTGCTCATCACCATGGCCGGCTACTTCCTGTTCGGGCCGAAGCCCAGCGAGACCGATACCCGAGCGCGGCTCGGCGAGGGCGCGCTGGTGGCGACGATGACCGGGCTGGGGTTCTACGACGGCTTCTTCGGCCCCGGCGCCGGCTCGTTCATGGCCACCGCGCTGGTGGCGCTGTTCGGCATGGGCCTGGTGTCCGCCACCGCGCATACCAAGTGCCTCAACCTCGCCAGCAACGTCGCGGCGCTGATCACCTTCGTCATCGGCGGCCAGGTGCTGTGGCTGCTGGGCCTGGTGATGGCGGTGGCCAGCCTCGCCGGCGGCCAGCTCGGCGCCCACCTCGCGCTGAAGGTCGGCAGCCGCGCGATCCGCCCGCTGCTGGTGGTGATGTCGCTGGCGCTGACGGTGAAGCTGCTCGCGGACCCGGACAATCCGCTGGTGGAGTGGGTAAAGCGTGTCTTCGGCTGA
- a CDS encoding TIGR00645 family protein encodes MSSPATTTPPGLLAGLIFSSRWLQLPLYLGLIAAQGVYVVLFVKELWHLIHGAASLGEQAIMLIVLGLIDVVMISNLLVMVIVGGYETFVSRLRLEGHPDQPEWLSHVNASVLKVKLAMAIIGISSIHLLKTFIEAGMAGGLPTCGTVDALQAAKLWMEMGGAANVRTCTTYTADGIMWQAIIHAIFILSAIGIAWTDRLMHHAGNHREKHAG; translated from the coding sequence ATGTCCTCCCCCGCCACCACCACCCCGCCCGGCCTGCTCGCCGGGCTGATCTTCAGTTCCCGCTGGCTGCAGCTTCCGCTCTACCTCGGCCTCATCGCCGCGCAGGGCGTGTATGTCGTGCTGTTCGTCAAGGAGCTGTGGCACCTGATCCACGGTGCGGCCAGCCTCGGCGAGCAGGCGATCATGCTGATCGTGCTCGGCCTGATCGACGTGGTGATGATCTCCAACCTGCTGGTGATGGTGATCGTCGGCGGCTACGAAACCTTCGTGTCGCGGCTGCGGCTGGAAGGCCATCCCGACCAGCCGGAGTGGCTGTCCCACGTCAACGCCAGCGTGCTCAAGGTCAAGCTGGCGATGGCGATCATCGGCATCAGCTCGATCCACCTGCTCAAGACCTTCATCGAGGCCGGGATGGCCGGCGGCCTGCCGACCTGCGGCACCGTCGACGCACTGCAGGCGGCGAAACTGTGGATGGAGATGGGCGGCGCCGCCAACGTGCGCACCTGCACCACCTACACCGCCGACGGCATCATGTGGCAGGCGATCATCCATGCCATCTTCATCCTGTCGGCCATCGGCATCGCCTGGACCGACCGGCTGATGCACCACGCCGGCAACCATCGCGAAAAGCACGCGGGCTGA
- a CDS encoding SDR family oxidoreductase, with protein sequence MNSQPSRHVLVTGANRGIGLEFTRQLLARGDRVVATAREPGRATALNTLAGEYPGHLHVLPLDITQPRAHAELLRELPLVLEDAHIDLLINNAGVLHSGERFGALDLDNLEHSFRTNTAGPYLLTQALAPQLADGARVVNMSSRIGAIGLTTRFGTPSYAISKAALNMATVLLAQALSVRDIVVVAVSPGWVRTDMGGEQAEVAPEDAVAGLLARVDDLSMADSGSFFDWQGEPIPW encoded by the coding sequence ATGAACAGCCAACCGTCCCGCCACGTCCTCGTCACCGGTGCCAACCGCGGCATCGGCCTGGAGTTCACCCGCCAGTTGCTGGCCCGCGGCGACCGCGTCGTCGCCACCGCACGCGAGCCCGGCAGGGCCACCGCGCTCAACACCCTGGCCGGCGAATATCCCGGCCACCTGCACGTGCTGCCGCTCGACATCACCCAACCACGCGCTCACGCGGAACTGCTGCGCGAGCTGCCGCTGGTCCTGGAAGACGCGCACATCGACCTGCTGATCAACAATGCCGGCGTGCTGCATTCGGGCGAGCGCTTCGGCGCGCTCGACCTCGACAACCTCGAACACAGCTTCCGCACCAACACCGCCGGGCCCTACCTGCTGACGCAGGCACTGGCACCGCAGCTCGCCGATGGTGCGCGGGTGGTCAACATGTCCTCGCGCATCGGTGCGATCGGCCTGACCACGCGCTTCGGTACCCCCAGCTATGCGATCAGCAAGGCCGCGCTGAACATGGCGACGGTGCTGCTGGCACAGGCACTGTCGGTGCGCGACATCGTGGTGGTGGCGGTCAGCCCCGGCTGGGTGCGCACCGACATGGGCGGCGAACAGGCCGAGGTGGCGCCCGAGGATGCGGTGGCCGGGCTGCTGGCGCGGGTCGACGACCTGTCGATGGCCGACTCCGGCAGCTTCTTCGACTGGCAGGGCGAGCCGATCCCCTGGTGA
- a CDS encoding pitrilysin family protein, whose amino-acid sequence MRHARTAAAAARPRTAILACALGLALGMGALVPSAFAQTPPPAVDIAYEQFTLPNGLRVVVHTDRKAPIVAVNLWYHVGSKDEPAGRTGFAHLFEHLMFQKTEHHEGEFFAPFELVGATDMNGTTNSDRTNYFQNVPTTALDMALWMESDRMGHLLGAVDQAALDEQRGVVQNEKRQGQNQPYGQVWEVLGKSLYPKGHPYHHSVIGSMNDLDAATLEDVQQWFRAWYGPNNAVLVLAGDIDVATAKEKVARYFGHIPAGPTMAQPSVDPARRTATTRDTLEDKVPQTRIYRVWNVAETGSEDLERLQVLAHVLGGARTSRLDRRLLHTDRLVDSISAMAGGGQLGSRFMIMANVRDGVEPAQVEAAIDEELKRLIAEGPDAGEVERAKTAVRAGFIRGIERIGGFGGKADALAECTVYEQDPGCFRRSLETIAATTAEQVAAVGGTWLAAGDHVLTVVPGERQEIPEEPAVTPAPFELPPVDSKYTHTQPQVDRSQGVPVPESFPELAFPALERAQLSNGTQVILARRSDIPVVQMSYEFPGGYAADQGRRLGTSGFTMGMLDEGAGELRALEFAERAEALGAVLSSGASLDGGNAYLSALKENLDPSLALYAQMIRAPRFDPSEIDRVKATWIAGIRQEKARPNGAALRVLPPLLYGEGHPYAIPLSGSGTEQSVAALTRDDLVAFHRDWVRPDNATLVVVGDTTLDEIVPALERHFGDWRAAGPAPELPSVDAVARPASPRVFLIDQPGAVQANIFVGQLVPSSRDDGATRFGIANSVLGGTFTSRLNMNLREDKHWSYGAFTTTVGAVGPRPWIALAPVQIDRTADALAEMRREITEYASGQTPATADEVAKIQATEIRGLPGSYETASSVLSEISAMVRYGRADDYVEQRRAEIEALTPDQVHEAAATIDPQRLTWVIVGDLSKIEAPVRALELGEVSVVDADGNPVAGR is encoded by the coding sequence ATGCGCCACGCCCGTACCGCTGCCGCCGCAGCACGCCCCCGTACCGCCATCCTCGCCTGCGCGCTGGGGCTCGCCCTCGGGATGGGCGCGCTGGTGCCGTCCGCGTTCGCACAGACCCCGCCGCCGGCGGTCGACATCGCCTACGAGCAGTTCACCCTGCCCAACGGCCTGCGCGTGGTGGTGCACACCGACCGCAAGGCGCCGATCGTGGCGGTGAACCTCTGGTACCACGTCGGCTCCAAGGACGAGCCGGCCGGGCGCACCGGCTTCGCGCACCTGTTCGAACACCTGATGTTCCAGAAGACCGAGCATCACGAGGGTGAGTTCTTCGCCCCGTTCGAACTGGTCGGCGCCACCGACATGAACGGCACCACCAACTCCGACCGCACCAACTACTTCCAGAACGTGCCCACCACCGCGCTCGACATGGCGCTGTGGATGGAATCCGACCGCATGGGCCACCTGCTCGGCGCGGTCGACCAGGCCGCGCTCGACGAGCAGCGCGGCGTGGTGCAGAACGAGAAGCGCCAGGGCCAGAACCAGCCCTATGGCCAGGTCTGGGAAGTGCTGGGCAAGTCGCTGTACCCGAAGGGACACCCGTACCACCACAGCGTGATCGGCTCGATGAACGACCTCGACGCCGCCACGCTCGAGGACGTGCAGCAGTGGTTCCGCGCCTGGTATGGCCCGAACAACGCGGTGCTGGTGCTGGCCGGCGACATCGACGTGGCCACCGCGAAGGAGAAGGTCGCGCGCTACTTCGGGCATATCCCGGCCGGGCCGACGATGGCGCAGCCGTCGGTCGATCCCGCGCGCCGCACCGCCACCACCCGCGACACCCTCGAGGACAAGGTGCCGCAGACGCGCATCTACCGGGTGTGGAACGTGGCCGAAACCGGCTCCGAGGATCTCGAGCGGCTGCAGGTGCTCGCCCATGTGCTCGGCGGTGCGCGCACCTCGCGGCTCGACCGCCGGCTGCTGCACACGGACCGCCTGGTCGACAGCATCAGCGCGATGGCCGGGGGCGGCCAGCTGGGTTCGCGTTTCATGATCATGGCCAACGTGCGCGACGGCGTTGAGCCCGCGCAGGTGGAGGCCGCGATCGACGAAGAACTCAAGCGGTTGATCGCCGAAGGTCCCGATGCCGGCGAGGTGGAACGCGCGAAGACCGCGGTGCGCGCCGGCTTCATCCGCGGCATCGAGCGCATCGGCGGCTTCGGCGGCAAGGCCGACGCGCTGGCCGAATGCACGGTGTACGAGCAGGACCCGGGCTGCTTCCGGCGTTCGCTCGAGACGATCGCCGCGACCACCGCGGAGCAGGTCGCCGCGGTGGGCGGCACCTGGCTGGCCGCGGGCGACCACGTGCTCACCGTGGTCCCGGGCGAGCGCCAGGAGATTCCCGAGGAGCCCGCGGTGACGCCGGCGCCGTTCGAGCTGCCACCGGTCGACTCGAAGTACACGCATACGCAGCCGCAGGTCGATCGCAGCCAGGGCGTGCCGGTGCCGGAGAGCTTCCCGGAACTCGCGTTCCCGGCGCTGGAGCGCGCGCAGCTCTCCAACGGCACGCAGGTCATCCTCGCCCGCCGCAGCGACATTCCGGTGGTGCAGATGAGCTACGAGTTCCCCGGTGGCTACGCCGCCGACCAGGGCCGCAGGCTCGGCACCTCCGGTTTCACCATGGGCATGCTCGACGAGGGCGCCGGCGAGCTGCGCGCGCTGGAGTTCGCCGAGCGTGCCGAGGCGCTCGGCGCGGTGCTGTCGTCGGGCGCGAGCCTGGATGGCGGCAACGCCTACCTGTCGGCGCTCAAGGAGAACCTCGATCCGTCGCTTGCGCTGTATGCGCAGATGATCCGCGCGCCGCGCTTCGACCCGTCCGAGATCGACCGCGTCAAGGCGACCTGGATCGCCGGCATCCGCCAGGAGAAGGCGCGCCCCAATGGCGCCGCGCTGCGGGTGCTGCCGCCGCTGCTGTATGGCGAAGGGCATCCGTATGCGATCCCGCTCAGCGGCAGCGGCACCGAGCAGTCCGTGGCCGCGCTGACCCGCGACGACCTCGTCGCCTTCCATCGCGACTGGGTGCGCCCGGACAACGCCACCCTGGTGGTCGTCGGCGACACCACGCTGGACGAGATCGTCCCGGCGCTGGAGCGCCACTTCGGCGACTGGCGCGCCGCCGGTCCGGCCCCGGAGCTGCCGTCGGTGGATGCGGTCGCACGCCCGGCCAGCCCGCGGGTGTTCCTGATCGACCAGCCGGGTGCGGTGCAGGCCAACATCTTCGTCGGCCAGCTGGTGCCATCCAGCCGTGATGACGGCGCCACCCGCTTCGGCATCGCCAACTCGGTGCTCGGCGGCACCTTCACCTCGCGGCTCAACATGAACCTGCGCGAGGACAAGCACTGGTCGTACGGCGCGTTCACCACGACTGTCGGTGCGGTCGGGCCGCGGCCGTGGATCGCGCTGGCACCGGTGCAGATCGACCGCACCGCCGATGCGCTGGCCGAGATGCGCCGCGAGATCACCGAATACGCCAGCGGCCAGACCCCGGCCACGGCTGACGAAGTGGCCAAGATCCAGGCCACCGAGATCCGCGGCCTGCCGGGTTCATACGAGACCGCCAGCAGCGTGCTGTCCGAGATCTCGGCCATGGTGCGCTACGGCCGTGCGGACGATTACGTCGAGCAGCGGCGTGCCGAGATCGAGGCGCTGACCCCTGACCAGGTCCACGAGGCGGCCGCCACGATCGACCCGCAGCGGCTGACCTGGGTGATCGTCGGCGACCTGTCCAAGATCGAGGCCCCGGTGCGCGCGCTGGAACTGGGCGAGGTGTCGGTGGTCGACGCCGACGGCAACCCGGTGGCGGGCAGGTAA
- a CDS encoding DUF4156 domain-containing protein: protein MRAPLLAVLFLATTGCTWVHMAPGASAVRVAPTAPSGCEKRGEVEVSVKHNVAFIERNQLRVREELETLARNEAPGMGADTVHPLAPPTAGSQRFAAWRCGG, encoded by the coding sequence ATGCGCGCACCTCTCCTTGCGGTCCTGTTCCTCGCCACGACCGGCTGCACCTGGGTGCACATGGCGCCCGGTGCCAGCGCGGTGCGGGTCGCGCCCACCGCGCCCTCCGGCTGCGAGAAGCGCGGCGAGGTGGAGGTGTCGGTGAAGCACAACGTGGCCTTCATCGAACGCAACCAGCTGCGCGTGCGCGAGGAGCTGGAAACCCTGGCCCGCAACGAGGCCCCCGGGATGGGCGCCGACACCGTGCATCCGCTGGCCCCGCCGACTGCCGGCAGCCAGCGCTTCGCCGCCTGGCGCTGCGGCGGCTGA
- a CDS encoding alpha/beta hydrolase, translating into MRLTTAALLFAGLPGITGIASADNRAAYGPRLEGFEYPHPVHTHAFESQRRQVEMIYLDVAPTGEANGRTALLLHGKNFCAATWEQTIAALAQAGYRVIAPDQVGFCKSSKPDGYQYALAGLAHNTRGLLASLGIEHSVVVGHSMGGMLAMRYALMYPDAVEHLALVGPIGLEDWKAKGVPYQPVEAVYASELRTTYDSIRDYQTRVYYAGEWRPEFERWARMQAGMYAGPGRELVAWHQALTFDMLMWQPVVYELPLLRVPTTLFIGVHDRTALGKAAAPAEAQARLGDYRTLGRRAAAAIPGAVLVEYEDLGHSPHIQDPERFHRDLLREIARDAID; encoded by the coding sequence ATCCGGTTGACCACAGCAGCACTCCTGTTCGCGGGCCTCCCGGGCATCACCGGCATTGCGTCCGCGGACAACCGCGCCGCCTACGGCCCGCGGCTCGAAGGCTTCGAGTACCCGCACCCGGTCCACACGCATGCGTTCGAATCGCAGCGCCGGCAGGTGGAGATGATCTACCTGGACGTGGCGCCCACCGGCGAGGCCAACGGCCGCACCGCGCTGTTGCTGCACGGCAAGAACTTCTGCGCCGCCACCTGGGAGCAGACCATCGCCGCGCTTGCGCAGGCCGGCTACCGCGTGATCGCGCCCGACCAGGTGGGCTTCTGCAAGTCCAGCAAGCCCGACGGCTACCAGTACGCGCTCGCCGGCCTGGCCCACAACACACGCGGCCTGCTGGCCTCGCTTGGCATCGAGCACAGCGTGGTGGTCGGGCATTCCATGGGCGGCATGCTGGCGATGCGCTACGCGCTGATGTATCCCGACGCCGTGGAGCACCTGGCCCTCGTGGGCCCCATCGGCCTGGAGGACTGGAAGGCCAAGGGCGTGCCCTACCAGCCGGTGGAAGCGGTCTACGCATCGGAACTGCGCACCACCTACGACAGCATCCGCGACTACCAGACCAGGGTGTACTACGCGGGCGAATGGCGCCCGGAGTTCGAGCGCTGGGCGCGGATGCAGGCCGGCATGTATGCAGGCCCGGGCCGCGAACTGGTGGCGTGGCACCAGGCGCTGACGTTCGACATGTTGATGTGGCAGCCGGTGGTTTACGAACTGCCGCTGCTACGGGTGCCGACGACGCTGTTCATTGGCGTGCATGACCGGACGGCGCTGGGGAAGGCGGCAGCGCCGGCCGAGGCCCAGGCCAGGCTGGGCGACTATCGGACGTTGGGGCGCCGGGCCGCGGCCGCGATCCCGGGCGCGGTACTGGTGGAGTACGAGGATCTCGGGCATTCGCCGCATATCCAGGATCCGGAGCGGTTTCATCGGGATCTGCTTCGGGAGATTGCTCGCGACGCAATTGATTAG
- a CDS encoding 3-oxoacyl-ACP synthase III: MLFQHVAIAGLAHIDAPRRLTSDEINARLKPTLDRLNIKTDVLQDIAGIHARRLWDDDVQASDAATLAAVKALADAGIDPAKVGLLVNTSVSRDYLEPSTASIVSGNLGMSDTCQNFDLANACLAFLNGMDVASRMIERGEIDYALVVDGETANLAYEKTIERLLRPEATEEDFRNELATLTLGCGAAAMVLARAELAPGAPRYKGGVTRAATEWNTLCRGNLDRMVTDTRMLLIEGIKLAQKTFIAAKAKLGWAVEELDEFVIHQVSKAHTAAFIKAFNIDPKKVMTIFGEHGNIGPASVPIVLSKLREDGRLKKGDRVALLGIGSGLNCSMAEVVW; encoded by the coding sequence ATGCTGTTCCAACACGTCGCCATTGCCGGTCTGGCCCACATCGACGCCCCGCGGCGGCTGACGTCGGACGAAATCAACGCGCGCCTCAAGCCCACGCTCGACCGCCTCAACATCAAGACCGACGTCCTGCAGGACATCGCCGGCATCCACGCCCGGCGGCTGTGGGACGACGACGTCCAGGCCTCCGATGCGGCCACGCTCGCCGCGGTCAAGGCGCTGGCCGATGCCGGCATCGACCCGGCCAAGGTCGGCCTGCTGGTCAACACCTCGGTCAGCCGTGACTACCTCGAGCCGTCCACCGCGTCGATCGTCAGCGGCAACCTCGGCATGTCCGACACCTGCCAGAACTTCGACCTCGCCAACGCCTGCCTGGCCTTCCTCAACGGCATGGACGTGGCCAGCCGCATGATCGAGCGCGGCGAGATCGACTACGCGCTGGTCGTCGACGGCGAGACCGCCAACCTCGCCTACGAGAAGACCATCGAGCGCCTGCTGCGCCCGGAGGCCACCGAGGAGGACTTCCGCAACGAGCTCGCCACGCTGACGCTGGGCTGCGGTGCCGCGGCGATGGTGCTGGCACGCGCCGAGCTCGCCCCCGGCGCGCCGCGCTACAAGGGCGGCGTGACCCGCGCGGCCACCGAGTGGAACACCCTGTGCCGCGGCAACCTCGACCGCATGGTCACCGACACCCGGATGCTGCTGATCGAGGGCATCAAGCTGGCGCAGAAGACCTTCATCGCCGCCAAGGCCAAGCTCGGCTGGGCGGTCGAGGAGCTCGACGAGTTCGTGATCCACCAGGTCAGCAAGGCGCACACCGCCGCCTTCATCAAGGCCTTCAACATCGATCCCAAGAAGGTCATGACCATCTTCGGCGAGCACGGCAACATCGGCCCGGCCTCGGTGCCGATCGTGCTGTCGAAGCTGCGCGAGGACGGCCGCCTGAAGAAGGGCGACCGGGTGGCGCTGCTGGGCATCGGCTCCGGCCTGAACTGCTCGATGGCCGAGGTGGTCTGGTAA
- a CDS encoding tRNA (cytidine(34)-2'-O)-methyltransferase has translation MFDVLLYQPEIPPNTGNVIRLCANTGARLHLIRPLGFDLDDRQLRRAGLDYHEYATLNVHDSLEAALVALAPPRLFALSTRNSTRHDQVRFEAGDAFLFGPETRGLPDDVLTGIPADRRLRLPMRPDNRSLNLSNAVAVVVFEAWRQHGFAGSV, from the coding sequence ATGTTCGACGTCCTGCTCTACCAGCCCGAGATCCCGCCCAACACCGGCAACGTGATCCGCCTGTGCGCCAACACCGGCGCGCGCCTGCACCTGATCCGCCCGCTGGGCTTCGACCTCGACGACCGCCAGCTCAGGCGCGCCGGTCTCGACTACCACGAGTACGCGACGCTGAACGTGCACGACTCGCTGGAAGCGGCGCTGGTGGCACTCGCGCCGCCGCGGCTGTTCGCACTGTCGACCCGCAACAGCACGCGCCACGACCAGGTGCGCTTCGAGGCGGGCGATGCCTTCCTGTTCGGCCCGGAAACCCGGGGTCTGCCCGACGACGTGCTTACCGGAATCCCGGCCGACCGCCGCCTGCGCCTGCCGATGCGCCCGGACAACCGCAGCCTCAACCTGTCGAATGCGGTGGCGGTGGTGGTGTTCGAGGCCTGGCGACAGCACGGGTTCGCGGGTTCGGTGTAG
- a CDS encoding DUF6122 family protein — MPDLELRPVLHLLLHVLVPLAVARIVWPEHWRRAAIWMLAGWLIDIDHLLADPVYAPGRCSIGFHPLHTWPAVGVYAALMVPKRTRWFGTGLVIHIVLDAIDCVLM, encoded by the coding sequence ATGCCCGATCTCGAACTGCGCCCGGTCCTACATCTGCTGCTGCACGTGCTGGTGCCGCTGGCGGTCGCGCGCATCGTGTGGCCGGAGCATTGGCGGCGCGCCGCGATCTGGATGCTGGCGGGCTGGCTGATCGATATCGACCACCTGCTCGCGGACCCCGTCTATGCCCCGGGGCGTTGCAGCATCGGCTTCCATCCGCTGCACACCTGGCCCGCGGTGGGCGTGTATGCCGCGCTGATGGTGCCGAAACGTACGCGCTGGTTCGGCACCGGGCTGGTCATCCACATCGTGCTCGACGCGATCGACTGCGTGCTGATGTAG
- a CDS encoding Fic family protein, whose protein sequence is MPLPPLSDLDPHRFETVPIFRLLVEANRRLAELKGVAAGIPNQNILINTLTLQEARDSSAIENIVTTQDDLYRDEEASDAVGTAVKEVLRYRQALRAGHERVKATGLLTLNTILDIQEQLECNRAGLRKLPGTALRDGAGQLVYEPPQDANDVRRLMGGLERFMHDEPSFAADPLVKMALVHHQFESIHPFYDGNGRTGRIVNVLYLVKEGLLDIPVLYLSRHIVRTKPDYYRLLQAVRDDDAWEDWVLYMLEAVSVTAAETIDTVQAIKVLLQDTKQHLRSEYRFYSQDLLNNLFNHPYTRVEFLQRELGIARATATKYLDQLARDSVLDKIRVGRNNYYVNRPLFALLSREGAPEERA, encoded by the coding sequence ATGCCCCTGCCTCCCCTGTCCGATCTGGACCCGCATCGGTTTGAAACCGTGCCGATCTTCCGGCTACTGGTTGAAGCCAACCGCAGGCTGGCCGAACTCAAGGGCGTCGCCGCCGGCATTCCCAACCAGAACATCCTCATCAATACCTTGACCCTGCAGGAAGCACGGGACAGCTCGGCCATCGAGAACATCGTCACCACGCAGGACGATCTCTACCGCGATGAGGAAGCCAGCGATGCCGTCGGCACGGCCGTCAAGGAAGTCCTGCGCTATCGCCAGGCGCTGCGCGCCGGCCACGAACGCGTGAAGGCGACCGGCCTGCTCACGCTCAATACCATTCTCGACATCCAGGAACAGCTCGAGTGCAACCGCGCCGGCCTGCGCAAGCTGCCCGGCACGGCGTTGCGCGACGGTGCCGGGCAGCTGGTCTACGAACCGCCGCAGGATGCCAACGACGTGCGCCGGTTGATGGGTGGCCTGGAGCGCTTCATGCACGACGAGCCGTCGTTCGCGGCCGATCCGTTGGTGAAGATGGCGCTGGTCCACCACCAGTTCGAGAGCATCCACCCCTTCTACGACGGCAACGGGCGCACCGGGCGCATCGTCAACGTGCTGTATTTGGTCAAGGAGGGGCTGCTCGATATTCCCGTGCTCTACCTCAGCCGGCACATCGTACGCACCAAGCCGGACTACTACCGGCTGCTGCAGGCGGTGCGCGACGACGATGCATGGGAAGACTGGGTGCTCTACATGCTTGAGGCTGTCTCCGTCACCGCGGCCGAGACCATCGACACCGTGCAGGCGATCAAGGTGCTGTTGCAGGACACCAAGCAGCACCTTCGCAGCGAGTACCGGTTCTACAGCCAGGACCTGCTCAACAACCTGTTCAACCACCCCTATACCCGCGTCGAGTTCCTGCAGCGCGAGCTCGGTATCGCGCGCGCCACGGCCACCAAGTACCTGGATCAGCTGGCGCGGGACAGCGTGCTCGACAAGATCCGCGTGGGGCGCAACAACTACTACGTGAACCGGCCATTGTTCGCCCTGCTCAGCCGCGAGGGTGCGCCGGAGGAGCGCGCGTGA